The Lolium rigidum isolate FL_2022 chromosome 1, APGP_CSIRO_Lrig_0.1, whole genome shotgun sequence region CCGCGCCAACCTCCCCTACCGTGAGCAGGAGGCGCGGCTTGCCCTGGCCAGTgtaagggaggcggcggcggcgggcacggcggTGGATCTCACCCACCTCTTCAGCCACTTCGCGCACGATATGGTGTCCCAGGCGGTGGCGGGTAGGATCCCTAGGGAGGATCGTTGGGGCAAGCTGTTCCACGACCTGTTTGTGGGAAACGGGCAGCTCCTTGGTGGATTTAACCTGGATGACTGTTTCCCGAGCTTGGCAAGGCTGGGCATCGGGTCCGCCAACATCGCCAAGCAGAGGAAAAGATGGGACGATCTGCTGGACGAGGTCATCGACAGGCACACAAGCACACCCATGGAGAAAGGTGACGAGCCGGACTTCATCGACGTCATGCTATCCGTCCAAGATGAGTACAAGCTAACCAGAAACAACATCAAGTCAATACTCATGGTATGTACATACATAGAGTTTCATTTTTCTACCAACATATATATATCTTTGGCATGTTTTTATTCGACTTTTACCAGCACTCACATATATATATGTGTATACTTCCTAGGACATGTTTCAAGCCGGGACGGACACAACATTCATTTGGCTAGACTATGCCATGGCCGAGCTGGCCCGGGCACCTCAAGTAATGGCCAAGCTGCAAGCCGAGGTGAGAAGGTGCGGCACAACCAACCAATTGCTCACACAGGAAGACCTGAGCGGCATGAGCTACCTCAAGGCCGTGATGAAGGAGACGATGCGGCTGCACCCACCAGGGCCTCTCCTGCTACCCCACGCATCCATCGCCGACTGCGAAGTAGAGGGCTATGTCGTCCCCGCCGGGACGCGGGTAATCATCAACGTGTGGGCTATAGGCAGGCACGCCAGCAGCTGGGAGAGAGCGGAGGAGTTCGTGCCTGAGCGTTTCTTGGAAGGATCCGTGGATGCCAATTCAGACTTCTACGGCAACGACTTCCGTTTGCTGCCGTTCGGGTCTGGACGAAGGATGTGCCCAGGTATAAACTTCGCCACGCTCACCTTCGAGATCATCCTGGCCAATCTCATATACCACTTCGACTGGGAGCTGCCGGAAGGGTCGCAAGGCGTAGATATGACGGAGGCGTTCGGGATGGATGTGCACCGGAAGGAGAacctcctccttgtcccacgcgtCGCTAAAATGGTTTAGATATATTCTACTGACGTCTAAGTGCTACTCCGCATTTTGAAACTTTGTATTGCTGCAACCATTTTCCAATTCTTTTACTATGAAATTATTAAATAAAGCGCTAAGTGTGATCGATGGAAATAACCAAACTATGTCCGTTTCCTATTTGAGAACGGTTGGTTCTTTCCTGTTCAAAGTCTAGTCGTGCATGTCTAGGCTTAGTAATTTTGAGTCGGTTTGTTACCTGTCCAGCAGCTGCTCTGCTGCTATAAATTAGAGTCTTCTCTATAAATAAAGGGCGTGGCTAGCTCTAAATCTCAGCACATTGTGTTGTatcatactactacctccatcccaaggcttaaggcttttttttcaaaaaatcaaacgaagtaaagtttgaccaaacttttagaagaatttatgaacaaatatgatattttgtaggtaccatatgaaaatatatttcattatctatctaatgatattgattttgtacttttcatgttaatgatttttaataaaaacttagtcaaacttatcatagtttgactttcttaaaaaaaatataggccttaagtctTGGGATGAAGGTAGTACTATCTTTTATCGTACTACGTACTAACATTAAACTCTCTAGACACGACTAGGGAGCACTCGGGTGCTGGTTAATCCAACCCTGCCT contains the following coding sequences:
- the LOC124676921 gene encoding indole-2-monooxygenase-like; protein product: MNLELALLHEYASPQALVVAVVLVLVATVHLARSTSRAERLRRKLPCPRFTLPVIGHLHLIGSLPHVGLRDLARKHGPDVMLLRLGAVPTLIVSSPSAAKAVLRTHDHVFASRPDTVVGDILFVGSTNVGHSPYGEYWRQVRKIITTHVLTAKKIRANLPYREQEARLALASVREAAAAGTAVDLTHLFSHFAHDMVSQAVAGRIPREDRWGKLFHDLFVGNGQLLGGFNLDDCFPSLARLGIGSANIAKQRKRWDDLLDEVIDRHTSTPMEKGDEPDFIDVMLSVQDEYKLTRNNIKSILMDMFQAGTDTTFIWLDYAMAELARAPQVMAKLQAEVRRCGTTNQLLTQEDLSGMSYLKAVMKETMRLHPPGPLLLPHASIADCEVEGYVVPAGTRVIINVWAIGRHASSWERAEEFVPERFLEGSVDANSDFYGNDFRLLPFGSGRRMCPGINFATLTFEIILANLIYHFDWELPEGSQGVDMTEAFGMDVHRKENLLLVPRVAKMV